One window from the genome of Amycolatopsis sp. NBC_01480 encodes:
- a CDS encoding macro domain-containing protein, with the protein MTAESGTHTGREDAGAPASPRAPELVLCAVDEPLAAAWTTALSTLADPGGRVRVHRGSVLDVAAQAVVSPANSYGWMRGGIDAVYARAFPGVEQSVRSAVLASYGGELPIGESVIVPTGEAEPAWLISAPTMREPGEVLPADTVHPYLAARAVFLQWQHGQLDHGPVRDHVTTIAMPGLGTGFGGVPPAVCARQVAAAWEEAFGHRRHAR; encoded by the coding sequence GTGACCGCCGAATCGGGCACACACACCGGGCGTGAAGACGCCGGTGCGCCGGCCTCACCGCGGGCGCCGGAACTGGTGTTGTGCGCCGTCGATGAACCGCTTGCCGCCGCCTGGACCACTGCCCTCTCCACCCTCGCCGATCCTGGTGGCCGGGTCCGGGTGCACCGCGGCTCGGTGCTCGACGTCGCGGCGCAGGCGGTGGTCAGCCCGGCCAACTCGTACGGCTGGATGCGCGGCGGGATCGACGCGGTTTACGCGCGCGCTTTCCCGGGGGTCGAGCAGAGCGTCCGCAGCGCGGTTCTGGCTTCGTACGGCGGGGAACTGCCGATCGGCGAGTCCGTGATCGTGCCGACCGGTGAGGCCGAGCCGGCCTGGCTGATCAGCGCGCCGACCATGCGCGAGCCCGGCGAGGTGCTGCCAGCCGACACCGTCCACCCCTACCTGGCGGCGCGCGCGGTGTTCCTGCAGTGGCAGCACGGGCAGCTCGATCACGGGCCGGTCCGCGACCACGTCACCACCATCGCGATGCCGGGACTGGGCACCGGCTTCGGCGGCGTGCCGCCGGCCGTCTGCGCGCGCCAGGTGGCCGCGGCGTGGGAGGAAGCCTTCGGCCACCGTCGTCACGCTCGGTGA